GCAATTAATCGCAAGCATGTTCCGCGGTACCTGGCAGAATTTCAGTACAGATTCAATCGCCGATATGATCTGCCGTCCATGATTCACAGACTGATTTATGTTGCTCTTAGGACTCCACCCATGCCATCAACCATGCTTTCTATGGCTGAAGCAGAGTGGTAATCAGAAAGATTTATTTTAGAAAGTAAATATGATCAATGAACAAAGCTGATCAAAACAAGACCTTGAATCACCGTAAACAACAAATCTTCAAGTTTTTTTAAGAAGCGTATTGAATTTTTTTTAATATTGGTTCATGAAAGATAAGTCCTTTTGGTGTGCAGCCTTTCATGCCGCTTGGCTTCGTACTTAAACGGAGTCAAAAGGGGCTCTAAAAAATAGTTTTTGGCTTTACAGATTAAGGATGCGACTAATGACTATTTTTTCTTATTTTAAATTAAGGTTTCGAGATAGCTCTTAGGCTCTGCAATTATAAAAAAGTTATAGATATTCATAAGCAATTAAACAATATAATGGGGTTTGAATATAAAGAAATGAACTCAGAAAATGAAAACCAGGATAACTCGTTCAGCATGGAAAAAGAATATATGGATGTCAGAAGAATGTCTTCTAAATCATCCCAGGATGTTCTTGGCAAGATCGAAAAACCGCTGATGGTGATGGGCGGGTTGATAATTCTTGGAGCCTTGGCTTTTTTCGTTTGGACGCCATTTAAAAACAAGACCAACGCACCTGATCCAGCTCTTGAAGCGATCAAGGCACTTGAGGCCAGAGTTCTTCAGCTTGAGCAGACCATTGTTACCATCAATGAAAAACTTCAGGTTTCTTCGTCTGATGAAATAAAAGCAAGGCTTGATAAAATAGAATCGTCCGCATTCCAGAGAATTGATGCTCTTGAGCAGAAGGCGGACCAGCTGTCCGCAAATATTTCATCTGCAAGAAAGCAGGTAGCTGCTGCAGAATCAAAGCCTGCGGCTGATAAACAGAAAGATTCCGCCAAAGCAAAGCAGGCTGTAAAAAAAGATGCCCCGGCTAAGCAGACTAATTCTGCTGCCAAAGCCAAGTCAGCGACACATCTTGTCAAGTCCGGTGAGACAGCGTATAGCGTAAGCAAGAAATATGGGATGACTGTGGATGAACTGAGAAAAATGAACAACCTAGGTGCATCAAATACAATAGTTCCGGGACAAAAACTAAAAGTCAAATAAGTCCGAAAATATTGTTTACCAGAGCGCTTTCTGAATAGATCAGAAAGCGCTTTTTTTTGGCTATGTTTCCCTTAGATGTTAAAAATCGAAATACTAAACCTTTTTGTAACACTGGATATTGTGGATTTTTTTGTAAAAAGATTCTTAAGTCCTCTCAAAACTTTATATCTTATAATTATCAGACGCAAATGTCCTAAAATTGTGTACGCACTGCTTACTTACCTGAAAGTTTTTGAGGAGCTTTTTTTTTAAAGCGACTCGCCGCAAGGCAGCTTCTTTATTAAAAGTCTTAGTTAGCTATTTGAATCATAAAGTATTCCATACTTGATGGAGTCGCAAAAGTCTAAAAATGGCTTAAGAATCATGTCGGGCTTGATCCGACATCCAGTGTTTTCAGATATTTCTGGATTCCGGCCTGCGCCGGAATGACACGGAAATCGGACTTTTTGCGACCTTGCCATACTTAACTGGAACAGAACCTTTTTTTATTCATCAGGCCATGAATTCATTTTTTCTTTTCTAAGTCTTTTTTTTGAATTCTTCCAGTCACCTTTTTCCCTTTTCTTGCTATTTCCCTCAACCGGCTTCATTAAGAAACTTCCTGGATTAGTAATTTCGGCTTTTGGGGAGGGTTTTGGAGCATCTTTTTTTGTCTGGGTTCCTATTATTTTTTCAAGAGGAGGGCCAATGATGCAGGAAGCCGGTATATGTCTTGAAGCATAGAGATTCTCACCTATCCTGCTCAGATCAACACCTTTATCAGAAGCGATTGTGGTCGGGATTGTCAAAAGAACAGGGTGTCTGTCTTTTCTTTTTCCGATTCTTAAGGCCATGCTCTGGTCGGAAGATAGGGCTATATGGCTGTTGCCATGGTCAGGGTAAATCCCCTTTTCAAGGATATGACCATAAGTTCTTTTTTTGACTGCATAATAAAGGAGTTTTGGAATTGTATTCTCAAATTTTTCAATGCC
The DNA window shown above is from Desulforegula conservatrix Mb1Pa and carries:
- a CDS encoding transposase — encoded protein: HEPHVTGGGKAAVEHPSFKWVNIILGNLKNALKGTYHAINRKHVPRYLAEFQYRFNRRYDLPSMIHRLIYVALRTPPMPSTMLSMAEAEW
- a CDS encoding LysM peptidoglycan-binding domain-containing protein → MNSENENQDNSFSMEKEYMDVRRMSSKSSQDVLGKIEKPLMVMGGLIILGALAFFVWTPFKNKTNAPDPALEAIKALEARVLQLEQTIVTINEKLQVSSSDEIKARLDKIESSAFQRIDALEQKADQLSANISSARKQVAAAESKPAADKQKDSAKAKQAVKKDAPAKQTNSAAKAKSATHLVKSGETAYSVSKKYGMTVDELRKMNNLGASNTIVPGQKLKVK
- a CDS encoding RNA 2'-phosphotransferase → MNHSKNVKQIEKFLFYVLGKRPDEFGILLDIDGFIKITDLARAISEEDGYRFIRDSHIREVLISSNESLFETSDDRIRAIDRSGIEKFENTIPKLLYYAVKKRTYGHILEKGIYPDHGNSHIALSSDQSMALRIGKRKDRHPVLLTIPTTIASDKGVDLSRIGENLYASRHIPASCIIGPPLEKIIGTQTKKDAPKPSPKAEITNPGSFLMKPVEGNSKKREKGDWKNSKKRLRKEKMNSWPDE